Part of the Strigops habroptila isolate Jane chromosome 22, bStrHab1.2.pri, whole genome shotgun sequence genome, TCTGCTCTCGCCTCTGGTTtgcaagggaagggagaagcagcaggcgAGTTGGGGAGGTGAGAAGTTTGCCTTGACGTGGCTTGTTGTGGCACGAGtgagctgcagctgggcagcTCTGGAGCACGGTGGTGGAAGGGGAGCCAGCGAGAGCTGGCAGCAGCGTTGGCAGGAGGAGCTCTCGCCAGAAAAGCCTAAATCAGTGACTTTGAGTCAGCCCCGAGCGCTTGAGGTTTACCAGATTGCTCAACGCGCTGCTATCACAGCGCGGCTGAGACGGGCTCTGCTCACGCCAGGGCAAGGAGGGGAGGGCTCTGAAAGTGGAAGTGACTTCGTGGCGCTGGAGGGTCACAAAACCTCGGCCAGGGTGGAGAGGAGCCCGTTGCCCTCAGCAGCGCGAGGTTCTGGGGTGggcagaggaggctgcagcagcgcagggcagggagcagatgGGGAAGGCACCTCCCGTCCCCTCGTCTGCTGCCTCCTTCATGGTGTTTCTGTGTTACTCTTCCAACTGCCTGCGGGTGCAGCCCGACAGGCAGCTCCTCACCTGGGACTTAACTCCCTCCTCGCTCTTAACTCTTTCCCCtactctttctttccccttccccgTGGCAGGCGTCGTGCCGCAGAGCGCTCCTCCTGTGCCCACGGCTTCATCCCGCTTCCACTTCCCGCCGCTGGACAGCCACTCTCCCACCGAAGATGCCCAACCCAGCCGCTTCTCCGGCGGCTCCTTGGTCCCATCCAACCCCGAAGTGCTGGGGGACGGCGGCGAGAGGAAGCCGGACATGCCGGAGCTGGAGGATGGCTCCTCGGATTGGCGCCGGGGGGTGGATCTCATGGGCTCCCGCAACGCCGTGGGCGCCGGGAGCGTCAACCACCAGAAGCGCAAACCCGACATCATGCTCCCGCTCTTCACCAGGCCCGGGATCTACCCGGATCCTCACAGCCCCTTCGCCGTGTCCCCGCTGCCGGGGCGCGGGGGGGTCCTCAATGTGCCCATCTCTCCAGCGTTATCCCTGACTCCCACCCTGTTCTCCTACAGCCCTTCTCCGGGGCTCAGCCCCTTCACAGGtagcagctgcttctcttttaaCCCCGAGGAGATGAAACACTACCTGCACTCACAAGCCTGCTCCGTCTTCAACTACCACCTGAGTCCGCGGACTTTCCCCCGCTACCCGCTCATGGTGCCACCACTACAGTGCCAAATGCCCCTGGAGGAGCAGCCCCAGTTCCCCATCAAGCTGCAGCCTCCCCCCGTGGGGCGTAAAAACAGAGAGAGACTGGAAAGTGCTGAGGAGCCGCCGGCCCCCCAGGtacctcctgctcctcccagggTCAAGGTGGAGCCGGCGATGGACAAGGAGGCCGAGCCCGAAGAGCCGCCGGTGAAAGGGAAAGACAAGAGCGACAGAGAGGAAGGCCCCAGCGTGGCGGATGAGGAGAAGGGGCCTGTGTTTGCCAGACCAGCTGCCCCATCGTGGCACCCAGCCCCaccgcccgccgccgcggccgaAGAACCCCCCGAGCAAGGCGAGAGCAGTGGGGAGAAGCCGCCCCGCGAGGCCGGCGGCGAAGCGGCAGCGCAGGAGAAGCGGGAAGATGCTCTGATGCCTCCAAAGCTGCGTCTCAAGCGCCGCTGGAACGGGGACCGGCAAGTGGATGTCCCCGAGGAGCGCCACAACGGCCGAGTGCACTGGACCGGGGCGCTGGGCACCCCGCACCTGGGCGcgggccccgcggccgccgccgccgcctccgaCACCTAAAGCGGAGCGGCGCCGAGGGCCCGAGTGCTGGAACCATCCGTGTATTTATGTAGCAAGGTTGCAGAgcgcggggggcgggcggggggctgGGGCTACGCCTGGTTTGGGTAATTCTAGAAACTAGGGGGGGtgtgttctttgttttccttgttgaACTGCAGGTGAGACGCGGTTTTGTCTTGCTCCGACCGGGAGAGGCGAGGGAAGCCGGGTGCCCTCGGGCACGAGCTTCGGACCTTGCATGAACTCCAGCGGGGCTGAGGCCTCCGCCAGGCTGGAGGAGCTCCAGACACGGTCTATTTTCTATATGCTCTAGTATTTATAGAAGCAGGAATCTCCAAATTCAGCTAATTccctttttatatatatatctatatctctatatataccCGGAGCCGGGTGCGATGGTGGGAGAGGATTCCTGCCCCGCTCCAGACGTGCCGTGCGCCAGCCTCGGAAGCCAGCTGCgtttttggggagggggattAGGGAATATTGCACCGGCTGCGGAGCGGGGAAGGTGGGGGGAAGACACAAGTGGGAAAGTCgctgctggaaaaggagctgcATTCCCGACAAGCGGATCTCGGGAGCGCTGCGGGATGCAGGCGTCGTCCTTTTCGCCTTTCTGGAATACTGCAGAAGCCATGAGGAAAACgttaacagaaaataatctttcaggGAAGGGAATGGGGTGGGAAAAAGGAATAACCTAATGCCTTTAATGTACGCATTAACACGTATCctagggttttttgtttttccccctaATTGTATGGGTGGAGTTGGGAGATTAACGCTGGAATGATTGCGGTGAGTTCATGGAGAAGGAATGACAGGAGCTTTGTTAACTCTTATTCCCTTTGTTTGGTTCCCCATATCACTTTGACTCATGCCTTAACTACGCTTTCTGCGAGCAGGGTCTATGGACAGGAGCCGGACGCGTTTGGCCGAGGCCGGGATTTGGGATTGGAGCAAGGGAGAGCGCGGTGCGCGCCGGAGCGGAGCCCGTGCCCACGGTGTAAATCTCGCTGTATTTTTGCTATAAACCTGCTATTTCCCTACGCAGCTTTCCTTAGGCTGAGTAACTGAAGCACCGGCTTACACCCAGGCCTGCGCTTGTCTCCATGAATCCCAAAGGATTCCTTGAAAGGAGCTTGGGAACAGCCGATGTCCGCAGGGTTGGACCCGCGCGCGGCCGGCGGCTGGTTATTCACCCGGTCGTAGGCGAGCGGCGTGTGCGGGCAGATCCCCCCAGCCCAGGACTTGGGAATTCTTGGAGGAGGAAGCTCGTGCGAGCGCGGGATGAGTTGGAAACGCTCTTGGATGGGGCTGCTTGAGCCTCAGCGGAGCGAGACGCCGGTTGCGGTACCCGGAGCGGGAGCGTTATCCCGGCGCGCTCCGCATCCCCCCGGCACCTGGATTTATCTcttggagaggaggaaaaagcgGGGAAGGAGCCCCTCGCTCCGGCCCTGGAGAGGGGCTCAGGGAGTGAACTCAGGAATTTGAAAACACGAGGCCTTTCCCATCAGTAAATGCACatcgtcccccccccccggtgcccAAGCGCCGGAGCCGCTCGGGGAGGAGCCGACCCCAAAAATTCCATAAGAAACCCACAGGAAGGAATTCAGTTGAACTGTTGTTTGGCTTTAAAGAGTTTGTAATCGGTTTGgggggggtgctgtggggagggggggggcgctggggaggggaggggggggttgTTCTCTTCATAGCCATTGCACTGCAAACCGGGAGCTCCGCGTTCAGGGATACAGGACTCAGGTTCTCAGGACAACGGACCAGTGATGGGCTCTGCTTTGAAAGGGGGGAGGCAGCACCCAGCCCACCCCTGCCCATGTCACCCCGGTCCCCGCCGGCTCAGGGTGCTCCCGAGCGGACTTGGCCTTGCCTGGGCGGAGGGTGCTGAGAAACGGAGGCGAAACGTTCACGAACGAGCGAAACTTCAGACCGAAACcgtttttctttctcttctttattcCGATGTGCCAAAAGATTTCAACCGGGTCCCCGCGAGGGGGTTGGGATCTCCACGTCCACCTGTAGGAATGAATCAAGAGCATGTTCATGTTTAAaccatttttgctttctttagccCTAGAGAAGCTGTAGGATAAAAAGAGACTTGGGATGGGACAAGGAGCCGGACGCCGAGATTTCATGGATGAGTGAGGGGGGAATAAGGATCAAGCCGAGCCGCGATGGCTGAACTCAATGAAGCTCCAATGAGCCCCAaagcggggccgccgccgctgGTCCCCCCAGatccagaggaggaggaggaggaggaagagcccCTCTGTGGAAGCATTAACCCATCGCGGCGCCCTCGGAGGCTCCAGCAGCGCTCGCTTGTCCCTTGGTTTATTTATTCCAtaattctggtttattttgggggggttttcgagtcattttctgttgttgttgttgctctTTTTGTGTCTTTGGGATCCTGGGTTGGGTTCCAGCCCACCATTAATAATAACGCATTGATTTCTCTTTGGGGTTGAAAGAATCGTAATCAGATTGTTTAAAGACttcaaatatgatttttttgggggggggggggagggtgggtTTAGAGTGGTTTTAAGGAGAAACTTCACAACTAGAACATTTTCGGGGAGGGGGGttgctgggttttggttgggttcAATCACTTCTCCCGATGCTTTGGCTGGGATGAGCAGGGATGAGCGGACGGGGCCGTGGAGCCAACGCGGGTGTCTCTGTACATACCAGTGTAAAGTTGTCCCCATCTCCTCCGTCGTGCAGTGCCTTTGGACGTTCCACTTTCTAGAAAgtctttcaagaaaaacaaacaaaaaagtcaaaaccacacAAAGTTGGCatctatatattatatatatatgatgtAATGTTAGagaaatatatgtataatatacatattttttttccaggggtATCTGATAGCTCTGTATTTTGTTATGGaagttgaaagagaaaatacacaaaagtattttacctcaaattaaaaagttaaataaaaccttttaacTAAGCAGCGGTGGTGGTCGTGGCTTTGGGGCGTTCCGGGGTGGTCCAGGCATCCGGGTTGGGATGCGCTTGGTTGGGATTTGGGGAAGCAGCCCCCAACCTCCTATTCCTGCATCCCCTGGTCCTGTTTCCCATCTCCTGgtgggcagggatggagggagggatggacCAACCCATGTCCCATCGCCCAGAGGTGGCTCGGTGAGCTGGATGCATGGACGGATGGACCCGTATCCCAGCGCCTGGGGGTGACTCtggggatggatgggtggattGGTCCACATCCTGTTTCCCTGGGGCAACTCGGtggagatggatggatgcatggatggacCCATGTTCCATCTCCTGGGGGTGACTTGGTGGGGATGGGTGGAtggacggacggacggacggatggatggatggatggaggaatggatggatggatggatggatggagggatggatggagggatggagggatggatggacggatggatggtggatggatggatggatggatggatggatggatgatggatggagggatggatggatggatgatggatggagggatggatggatggatggatggatggatggatggatgggtggatgatggatggatggatggatggatggatggtggatggagggatggacGGACAGATGCATGGACAACAGGAGCATTGCCAGAGCCCCGAAGCTCGGCTGAGCAGGCCAGGGGCTGTGTTCTTGTAAAGTCGGGTTTAAACTCATCTCAGCCAAACCCGGCTTCAATCCccgctgccagcagcacccttCCCATGGGAGCTctctggtgggatgggggggacacTCCCTGGACCTGCTGGTGTGTGGGGGGAGAATCCTCTGGGACTTTCCAAAGCCTTTCCAGGGAGGGCAGCCCGGCTCGGCGGGATGTGGGATGCTTGTTTGGGCATGTGggagccccccccccggccAGCAAAACCCACAGGGGCTTCCTCACACCCTCTGCACCCCATAGGTCTCCCCAAACTGATCCCGGGGGTCTCTGCTCCCTGTGGGAATGTGTCTGGAGCACCAGGAGCCCGGTGCTGTTGGAACCACCCGAATGCACCAGAGCAACAAAAGCCCAAAGCTCTTTCATCCCGTCCCAGCCTCCTCTTCATAGCAATTAAACCACCTCCAGCCCCATTCCTGCCCCAGGTGCTGTTAATCCTCCCTTGGCTCCCAAAAGGCACCtctgggaggcagagggagctgAGCCGCCCTATCCCGAAGCCCCAGGGCCTGATCCCGCCCGGCACCACGTCGGCTGCAGCCCAAAAGGGGCCTGGGGGGTTGTGCTGGAAGAGGCACATGGAAACGTGACCAGAATGGGGTTTATTCCCGGGATTCTGTGGTTGTGATTCCCATCAGTTGGAACCTTCCAGCCCCGCTGATGGGACCTGGAAGGGGCTTTGGGAACTGGAGTGgggcctcatcctgctcccGGCGCCGTCCCCAGCACTGttcctgcctcctctccccctttccttctcctcctcttgctCCTTTATCATCTCCTGCCgatcccccctccccatctcctcACCTCATCCTTGCTCTTCATCTCCCCCTCACCCTGTCCTTCACCCTCCATCCTCAGACGAGCCCCCTCCGCCTGtcccatccctcctccttccctttccatcCCATTTCTCCCTTATCCTTTGATTCCTTTCCCGGGTTTGGCTGCTCCCTCTATCCCAACCACGGCTCAGCTCCCCGCTCCCACCCACCTCCAGCTTTCCCCCCCTATTCCCACCCAACTTCATCTATTCATTTGTGAAGTGGGGGGGATTAATCCATGATCCTGATTTGTGCCTCTATCCCATGGGCAGCAGGGATGTCTCAGCGGGTTGCCCGCACCCCGCCGCCGGTGCCACGGGCTGTGTGTGGAATGCCGGGACACGGCTCCATCCCGCTCGCTCCCGGCGCGCTCCCGGCACGTTCAAGCCTGAACAGGGCAGGATCCCAAGGAGGGAGCGCCGAGGAGCGGAGCCCGCCCGGGGCGCTGCGCCCGCAGCCGCCGGCGCAATGGGTGGGCAGCGGGGCCCGGCCGCGCCCCGCGGAGCCGCAGCCAAAGCTCCCGCATCAAGGAGCGCTCCCGGGCCCCGCCCGGGCCCGGCGCTGCCGGGACGCgtccgcccggccccggcgccgctGCCGGCAGCGGGAGCGGCTGAACCGCGGCCCCGGCGCTGCGAGGGGCCGAGGGCGCTGCGCAGAGCAGGGCGGGCAGGGAGCCCCCGGGGGCGCTACAGAGGCCGGGGGGTTCCATACGCACCCGGGGGGCTCCATACACACCCGGGGGGGCTCTACACACACCCGGGGGGCTCCATACACACCCGGGGGGCTCCGTACACAACCGGGGGGGCTCTATACAGACCCAGGGTGGCTCTATAGAGACCCGGGTGGGTCTATACACACCCGGAGTGGATCTGTACAGACCCGGGTGGCTCCATACAGACCCGGAATTGGCTCTATACGCACCCGGCTAGCTCTATACAGACCCGGGTGGGTCTATACACACCCGGAATGGCTCTATACACACCCGGGTAGCTCTATACACACCCGGGTGGGTCTATACACGCCCGGAGTGGATCTATACACACCCGGGGTGGCTCTATACAGACATGAGGTGGCTCTATACAGCCCCAAGATGCTGTATCCAGCACCGGAATGGCCATATCCAGCCCCAAGACAGCCATATCCAGCCCCGAGATGCTGTATCCAGCGCCAGGATGCTGTATCCAGACCCAAGATGGAAGTATCCAGCCCTGGATGACAGTATCCAGCCCCGGGATGACTGTATCCAGTCCCAGGATGCTGTATCCAGCCCTGGGATGACTGTATCCAGCACCAGGATGCTGTATCCAGTCCCAGGATGCTGTATCCAGCCCTGGGATGTCCGTATCCAGCACTGGGATGGCCAGTTTGTCCCGAGATAACTGTATCCTGCCCCAGAATGGCCATAACGAGCACTGGAATGGCCACATCCAGCCCCAAGATGGAAGTATCCAGCACTGGCATGGCTATATCTGGCTCTGGGATAGGCATATCCATCACCAGGATGCAGCATCCAGCCCCGGGATGGCCATATCCAGCCCCAAGATGGAAGTATCCAGCCCTGGGATACAGGATGAGACCGAGCAGGAGATGGGATCCACTGGACATAGCCTGCCTGCGGACCAGCCCCTCGCCTGGTTGTTCCCAGGCTGTGACCTTCATCCCTTTGTCATCCTCATGGTTCAGATCCTGTTTGAAACCTCCTAAATCCCACTGTCCCAGGAGATGAAGGATGGGAACGAGGGGACAGGGGGAAGGTTTCCCGGGATGGGGGCTTCAGCCCTGGGGAACGAAGGGGTGACACGAtgctccttccccatccctctgcggcagctcctcttccctgccccaCGGCTGGGATGATTCCCGGGATCTGccccccctccagccccgcCGGGGTCCCCCCAGCTCCCGCCTGTCCCGATGCTCCCTAATCCGCTTGCTTTAATAGCATTAAATGCTTCTAAACAAACAGGCCCTTCACCTCCGGCTCCGGCGGGGACccagcggggctggggggggacacggcTAAGGAGATTGGAGCGGGATTTGGGAGAGATAAAGAAGCAGGAACGTGGCCAAATCCCAACCTGGACATTCAGCCCTATGGGATCAGCCCTAAACACCCCATGAAACGTCCCCACGCTGTATCTTTTGCCCCATCCTGGGCGGACACAGGCTCCCTGTCACCCCCAAAGCAGGGCACTCGGTCTCAACCATCCCCATTCGGAGTCCCCCTCCATGTCTGTGGtccccagggctgtgtccaTGGGGGGAGCCTCACCTTGGAGATGGGGAAAACACCCCTCCAAAGGCTCAACCCCGGCCCCCCCGCTCTCGCACCAGGCATCGGGAGATGGGGAataaaggagagggaagggaatgaGGAGAGGGAAAACCGGGCATGAAGCTTTTCCATCACTGCCCAAGCCCCCGGGGGGGTCGCAACCTCCTGCCCTTTGGATCTGCTGCTCTTGGAGCTTTCCTGCTCCGATCCAGGTATCCCAAATTGTCCCGTTTGTATCTGGCTGGGACGCGGGGCTGGGAAGGACGGAGCAGGATGGGGGGTGAAGCAGgaacccccaaacctgcccccgctcccccctctcctcccGCCGGGTTTAAGCAGATTTACCCTTAACCCATCCCCTCCCTTTATATATCCAGGGATGCTCCCGGAGCCCCTCAGAGGGATCCTCCCACCGGGAAGGGAGGCCGCAGGTGAGTGGGGCAGGGGGATGTTGGGGTCCCCCCACCCCGGCACCCTGCAGGATGGGGTCGAGGactgtgggtttgggggttcaGATGATGCTGAACCCCCTGTGAGGGAGGACACGTCCCCATGGGGTGCAGCGGCCACTACGGGGGGGCCACGGACAAGCACAGCCCCATCCTCAGTGGGTGGGTGCATCCCGGGTGCATCCCAGTTACTGGGTGCATCCTGGGTGCATCCCGGGTGCATCCCGGGTGCTGGGTGCATCTCGGGTGTTGGGTGCATCCCGGGTGCTGGGTGCATCCCGGGTGTTGGGTGCATCCCGGGTGCTGGGTGCATCCCGGGTGTTGGGTGCATCCCGGGTGGTGGGTGCATCCCGGGTGGTGGGTGCATCCCGGGTGCTTCCCAGTTACTGTGTGCATCCTGGGTGCATCCTGGGTGCATCCCGGATGCTGGGTGCATCCCGGGTACATCCCGGTTACCGGGTGCATCCCGGGCGCACCCCGGGCGCGGGTGCTCCCCGCGGGCTCCTCTTTCCCCCCGCAGGCTGGAGGATGCGGCGGGGCTGCCTGTGCCCGGCGCTGCCCGGCTCCTGCTGGGTCCCAGGTGAGCACCCAGCGATGGGGCAGAGCCACCCCCGAGCCCCCCGTCCTGCACCCGCAGCCCCTCTGtgcagcaggggcagggcaCGGAGCTCACCCCGCGGCGGGGAGCGGTGACACGGGGGGTGATGTCCCCCCGTCCCTAAGGGTGCCCGCTCCTCCGCAGCGCCCGCTTTCCCCGGCGGGGCGCGCAGAGCCGAGTCCAGCCCCGGCTCCCGGCAGATCCAGCTCTGGCATTTcatcctggagctgctgcagaaggaggaaTTCCGCCACGTCATCGCCTGGCAGCAGGGCGAGGACGGGGAGTTTGTCATCAAGGACCCTGACGAGGTGGCCCGGCTCTGGGGGCGCAGGAAGCGCAAACCCCAGATGAACTACGACAAGCTGAGCCGGGCACTGAGGTGAGCAGCGGCTTTCCAAGCCCTGGAAGTGGCCCaggacggggcttggagcaacctgggctaTGGAAGGTGCcctggaactggatgagttggagctggatgagctttacggtcccttccaacccatgATTCCATGGTTCCGCAGAGCCCTCCCGCCGTCCTCAGGTGGAtgtggggcacagggagggggGCAGAGCCTTCATCATCCCATGGGAGTATCCCAGGGTGTCCGTCTTGCCTGTCCATCCACCCAGGTACTACTACAACAAGCGCATCCTGCACAAGACCAAGGGCAAACGCTTCACCTACAAGTTCAACTTcagccacctcctcttcctcagctgcCCGCTGTGGGATACCCGAAGCCTGTGCCGGCCGCCTGGAATGCCGAGCCAGGTACGGGACCCAGGGACACCCCCGGGGACCCAGCCCCGTCCCCGCTGCTGCCACATCCCCTTTTCGTCCCCTCAGTTGGTGCCAAACGTGCTGCTGAGCCGGCTGGGCTGGCGCTGGGGTCCCCAGCGCCCCGATGtgctggagaggagggagagcacCACTGGGAGCAGTAAGTGTGGggccagcacccagcactgggGGCAGCGGGTGCAGGGGCTGGATGTGGGGCGCAGGGGTTGGCGCAGGCAGGAGGGCgctgcctgcatcctgcctgCGGTTCCTggtcccacagcagcacccagcgGCTGTGCAGGGTGAGGATGGGGCACCCCAAAGGGTGCTGAGGCCAAAGAGAAGGGACCTACCGCGAGGTGCTCCCTGCGCCCCTCGCTGTGATCCCGGTTTGGCCGTGCCGGAGCCGGCATTCCCCGTCTCTTGTTGCCCACAGGATACAGCTCCGTGTCCCCCCCATACCTGGGGGGCTCCTGCTGCCGATTTGGGGTcccggagctgctgccctgcctggctgcctgCCCCCCCCCGCTGGGACCCCCAGCCTGGGCCCCCTTCCCCGCCTGCCCCCCAGCACCGCTGCTGCCCCCCAAGCCGGGGGTCCCCCcgtccctgctcctgcaccccGGCTTCCCCCCTGCAATGGGGCCGGAGCCCCCATCCCGGCCAGGGCAGGAGggcaaagaggaggaaggtgcCATCGCTGGGGTGAAGCCGGAGCTCCGGGGGaccagcagcagtggggtgcCCCCCACCTGACCCCCCCCAACCACCCCGGGGTGGGCTGTGCCTTGGGGCAGTGGGTGCAGCCACGACCCCCCACACCttgtccccccatccccaccctgGGACGTGGCCCCATGGCTGACCCCCCCTGAGTTCTGGGGGGGCCCAGATCAGCCTTTGCCCCCCAATAAACCAGCGTGCAGAGGAGTCTGGCTGTTCTCACCCCAGCTGGCGCCCCAAAGCCACGTCCGTGACCCCAAACCCCCGCAGCGGGTGCTATGGGGGGACAGGGGGCACCCCCAAACAGCCCTTCAGGCCCCCCGGGAGCGTGAAGCCCGGATTCGGGGGGCAGGGACG contains:
- the LOC115602536 gene encoding ETS translocation variant 3-like protein → MPGHGSIPLAPGALPARSSLNRAGSQGGSAEERSPPGALRPQPPAQWVGSGARPRPAEPQPKLPHQGALPGPARARRCRDASARPRRRCRQRERLNRGPGAARGRGRCAEQGGQGAPGGATEAGGFHTHPGGSIHTRGGSTHTRGAPYTPGGLRTQPGGLYTDPGWLYRDPGMLPEPLRGILPPGREAAGWRMRRGCLCPALPGSCWVPAPAFPGGARRAESSPGSRQIQLWHFILELLQKEEFRHVIAWQQGEDGEFVIKDPDEVARLWGRRKRKPQMNYDKLSRALRYYYNKRILHKTKGKRFTYKFNFSHLLFLSCPLWDTRSLCRPPGMPSQLVPNVLLSRLGWRWGPQRPDVLERRESTTGSRYSSVSPPYLGGSCCRFGVPELLPCLAACPPPLGPPAWAPFPACPPAPLLPPKPGVPPSLLLHPGFPPAMGPEPPSRPGQEGKEEEGAIAGVKPELRGTSSSGVPPT
- the ETV3 gene encoding ETS translocation variant 3 isoform X1; this translates as MPVSFCSAVSRREKMKAGCSIVDKPEGGGGYHFPEWAYKTESSPGSRQIQLWHFILELLQKEEFRHVIAWQQGEYGEFVIKDPDEVARLWGRRKCKPQMNYDKLSRALRYYYNKRILHKTKGKRFTYKFNFNKLVMPNYPFINIRPNGVVPQSAPPVPTASSRFHFPPLDSHSPTEDAQPSRFSGGSLVPSNPEVLGDGGERKPDMPELEDGSSDWRRGVDLMGSRNAVGAGSVNHQKRKPDIMLPLFTRPGIYPDPHSPFAVSPLPGRGGVLNVPISPALSLTPTLFSYSPSPGLSPFTGSSCFSFNPEEMKHYLHSQACSVFNYHLSPRTFPRYPLMVPPLQCQMPLEEQPQFPIKLQPPPVGRKNRERLESAEEPPAPQVPPAPPRVKVEPAMDKEAEPEEPPVKGKDKSDREEGPSVADEEKGPVFARPAAPSWHPAPPPAAAAEEPPEQGESSGEKPPREAGGEAAAQEKREDALMPPKLRLKRRWNGDRQVDVPEERHNGRVHWTGALGTPHLGAGPAAAAAASDT
- the ETV3 gene encoding ETS translocation variant 3 isoform X2 gives rise to the protein MKAGCSIVDKPEGGGGYHFPEWAYKTESSPGSRQIQLWHFILELLQKEEFRHVIAWQQGEYGEFVIKDPDEVARLWGRRKCKPQMNYDKLSRALRYYYNKRILHKTKGKRFTYKFNFNKLVMPNYPFINIRPNGVVPQSAPPVPTASSRFHFPPLDSHSPTEDAQPSRFSGGSLVPSNPEVLGDGGERKPDMPELEDGSSDWRRGVDLMGSRNAVGAGSVNHQKRKPDIMLPLFTRPGIYPDPHSPFAVSPLPGRGGVLNVPISPALSLTPTLFSYSPSPGLSPFTGSSCFSFNPEEMKHYLHSQACSVFNYHLSPRTFPRYPLMVPPLQCQMPLEEQPQFPIKLQPPPVGRKNRERLESAEEPPAPQVPPAPPRVKVEPAMDKEAEPEEPPVKGKDKSDREEGPSVADEEKGPVFARPAAPSWHPAPPPAAAAEEPPEQGESSGEKPPREAGGEAAAQEKREDALMPPKLRLKRRWNGDRQVDVPEERHNGRVHWTGALGTPHLGAGPAAAAAASDT